Genomic window (Candidatus Scalindua japonica):
TTTGAGAAAATTGCGAAAGATCCTGAAGCTACATATCTTAAGGCACAAGTAAGGTTGGACACCGGAAGGTGTTATGAAAAACTTGGACAATTAAATTCAGCTGTGGCTGCATACAAAGAGATAATTAACACTTTTCCTGAAAGCAGCTCGGCAAAAATGGCTGAGTATCGGTTGGAAGACCTTGAATAAATATTATGAATTTAAATAGAATGGCGGTAGTTGGCGAGGATGAGTCTGGCCAAATTAAGTTAGTAGTTAAGAAAAAATACTCTTCCAGAAGAATTGACAAATATCTTGTTTCACGTCTACAGGATTTTTCACGTAGTAATATTCAGAGATTGATAAAGGAAGAAGCGGTCAAGGTAAATAGCGTTTCTGTCAAGAACAGCTATGAAATAAAACAGAATGATATTATTTCTATAGATTTACCGACTGAGAACAGTGACCACATTACCCCGGAAGATATTCCACTTGATATTATTTTCGAAGACGAATATTTAATGGTATTGAATAAATCCACGGATACAGTAGTGCATCCTTCGCGTGGTCATTCAAGTGGCACATTGGTAAATGCTCTGGCTTTTCACTGTAACAATCTCTCTTCGTTTAATGGCCCTTTGAGGCCGGGCATAGTGCATCGTCTGGACAGAGACACAAGTGGCGCAATTTTAGTAGTGAAAGACGAAAAAGTACACAAGCATCTCGCATTACAATTTGAAAACAGGGAGGTAAAGAAAGAATATCTTGCAGTTGTTAAGGGTGAAACCGAGCTTGATTCTGACAGGATTGATTTGCCAATTGGAAAGGACAAGAGGGACAGGAAGAAAATGGCAATTCGCCATGATAACGGTAAAAACGCAGTTACTATTTTTGAAGCACGGGAACGTTATCCGGGTTTTACGTTGGTTAAGGTTTTTCTGGAAACCGGAAGAACCCACCAAATCAGAGTCCACATGAAAACTATTGGCCATCCTGTTGTTGCTGATGCGGAATACGGCAATAGCGAAGCATGTTATTTTGAAGATTTAATGAAACCGTTTTTAAACAAAGATGTACATAATCTTGCAAAGAATACGGAATTGTGTAATAATGTTACTGAACCGATTATTATGAGACAGGCGTTACACGCTTATAAAATCGGGTTTATTCATCCGGTTACTAATGAAGCTCTGGAGTTTACGGCAGATATACCGGAAGATATGCGTAACTTAATTACAACTCTCAGGAAAATTAAGACGCTTTTGAACTAGCTTGTTTGGATTTGAGTAAAATAAAACAAACAAGTTGATTTTTTTTGTCATTCACGCGAAACCGGGAATCTATGGGTATCATAATAATGGTAATTAGATACCTCTCTTCATGGGAATGACAAAACTTTTATACAACGGAGGGCAGAAAAATGTTTGGTATGCCGGGCGGTATTGAATGGATAATAATACTTATTGTGGCTCTACTTATCTTTGGTAAGAGACTACCTGAGGTAATGAAGTCTATGGGAAGAGGTATTGTTGAATTTAAAAAAGGTGTGAAAGGTGTGGAAGATGATGTTGAAGACGCGGTTGAGAAAAACCCGGATAAGCTGGCAGCATCGAATAACAGCAACGAAAAGGTAGAAACAGACAACAAAGAACATTCTAAAGAGATGAAAGGATAAAAAGCTCATGGCACAAAGTAATAAAAGAGGAAAACTCAAGTGGCGTAGTAAGAAAGCGAACCATGGTAGAAAACCAAATAAGGGGAAACAGCGAGGAAAAGTATAAACATTTTGTTTTGGAGTGCAGTGACCGTGCCACTACTTTAATGCGCATCATCACGCCCAACTACCGCAGACGGGGATAATGCACTCCATATTTTCCCCTTAATTCCATGATCTTGTCTATGGTAGGCCGGGAAGAGTCTTTTTTTACGTGACTTCCCTTAACGCTTCTTCATAAACTCGCAAATCCTTCTCGCTAAAAAGTACAAATCGAACTTCTACAAAGTGGTATTCCTCAATAAATTCTTTTACTGTTGTAAGCGCTATCCTTGCAGCTTTTTCTATTGGAAATCGGTACACACCTGTACTGATAGATGGAAATGAGATGGACTTGATTCCATTTTTCTTTGCCAGATTCAAGCTGTTGTAATAAGCGTTACGAAGAAGTTGACTTTCGTTACGGCTCTTATGGCTCCCTCCGGACCAGACCGGGCCAACAGTATGTATAACATATTCTGCCGCCATATTCCCACCAGTGGTAATTACCGCTTCTCCTGTAGGACAACCTCCCTGTTTCGCACGGATTTCCTTACACTCTTCAAGTATTTTCGGCCCACCCGCACGGTGAATAGCGCCATCTACACCACCGCCTCCAAGCAGGCTTGTATTTGCCGCGTTAACTATAGCCTCCGTTTCCTGTAATGTTATATCACCCTGTATAAAACTGAGCTTTGTTTTACCAATTACTTTTTCCATTTTTATAAAACCTCTCTTCCTTCATTTACACGAGGGCAAACTCCTTTCGTACATCTTTCGTACATCTTTCTATTAATCATTTTAACTCTTCCTTCCCAAATCTACAATCCTCAATTATTCAACACAGTGGAGCAAAGAACACAAAGAGAAAACAAAGGCTTTCAACCCCTGATATTCAATTCCGTTTAACACAAGATGGCATTGATTT
Coding sequences:
- a CDS encoding RluA family pseudouridine synthase, which codes for MNLNRMAVVGEDESGQIKLVVKKKYSSRRIDKYLVSRLQDFSRSNIQRLIKEEAVKVNSVSVKNSYEIKQNDIISIDLPTENSDHITPEDIPLDIIFEDEYLMVLNKSTDTVVHPSRGHSSGTLVNALAFHCNNLSSFNGPLRPGIVHRLDRDTSGAILVVKDEKVHKHLALQFENREVKKEYLAVVKGETELDSDRIDLPIGKDKRDRKKMAIRHDNGKNAVTIFEARERYPGFTLVKVFLETGRTHQIRVHMKTIGHPVVADAEYGNSEACYFEDLMKPFLNKDVHNLAKNTELCNNVTEPIIMRQALHAYKIGFIHPVTNEALEFTADIPEDMRNLITTLRKIKTLLN
- a CDS encoding Sec-independent protein translocase subunit TatA/TatB, which translates into the protein MFGMPGGIEWIIILIVALLIFGKRLPEVMKSMGRGIVEFKKGVKGVEDDVEDAVEKNPDKLAASNNSNEKVETDNKEHSKEMKG
- a CDS encoding O-acetyl-ADP-ribose deacetylase, giving the protein MEKVIGKTKLSFIQGDITLQETEAIVNAANTSLLGGGGVDGAIHRAGGPKILEECKEIRAKQGGCPTGEAVITTGGNMAAEYVIHTVGPVWSGGSHKSRNESQLLRNAYYNSLNLAKKNGIKSISFPSISTGVYRFPIEKAARIALTTVKEFIEEYHFVEVRFVLFSEKDLRVYEEALREVT